DNA from Malus sylvestris chromosome 11, drMalSylv7.2, whole genome shotgun sequence:
ATATTCTCATTTTTGCAAAAGTTGAACTAAAACATATGAAATTATGTGGCCTGCAGGCACAGCTGTTATGGATTAGTTGCAGGGTAGATTTGATCCATTTGACGGAAGCTATTGAACATCTTGACTTGTGGTTAGCAGAGGAAGCATCTAGTGGCACAGATGAAATTAATTCAAAAACACGGTTATTGGGAAAAGAAAAGTTTCAAAAGCTTATTAATGTCCTGCATCCTGAGGTGAAACATACTCTTTCAGATTGTTTAAGAAAACATAATCTCTTGTTCAGTGTGTCTGGAGAAGAGGGTGCCTCTAAGATTTGGTATGCTAAGTATATTGAGTCCCTATTTCCCAGACCTTATGTTCCAAGAAGAAATTTGGCTAGTGATTTGCCTCAGAGCATTCTTGATGTACCTTCTCCAGCCTCTGCACCAAGATATTCTCAACGTAGTCCAGCACCATCTCCTGGTGTAGCACCTTCCACTTCTCAAAGTCCTAGTCCTAGGCCTGCACGCCATTCTCCACAAGGATCATTTTTTCCTTCAGATCCCATAAATTCGAGTCTTCAATCTTCAGGGCCAGCTTCCAGTTCAAATATACAGGAACATAAAGGACGAGATGAACATAAAACAATTGTTACTGCTGTTGTTATAACTGCATCAGTAACATTTATTGTTGCAGCATTGCTCTTTTTATGCTGTACTAAAATCTGTAGGAATGGGAAAAAGGGTAGACAAAATGATGAGAGGCCCCTCCTTAGCCTGAGTTTAACTGATTCTGCTGGTATAATTCTCGGATATCTTGTTTATATTATCTTCAGTTGTTTGGAGCCCTTCCATTTCGACatttctttgaaattttttatgtttcagGTTCTTCATACAAGTCTTATGCTATGGGAAATTCAATGAAAGAAGAGAAGCTTGACCATCAATCATTAGGTAATAACTCAAAGTCATCTCTGGAAGGCCTAATCTTTAATAGCATTATCACATCGAGTCTCATGTTCTCAATGCTTCACTAAATGAAATTGCAGAATTAGGATCCCCTGGAGGTGCTTCCAAGTTTGACGCGTCCAACAATATCAATGGACTAGTACCACCTCCTCCTGGAATGTCTCCTCTGAAGCCCCTTCCTGGCAGAGCAAAACTTCTCCCACCTGAACCACCTTCTTCTTTTAGGCCTCCTCCCAGCAGGGCTAGTCCTCCTCCACCACCTGTACCTGCTGCTTTAAAAGCCGCAGGAAGTGCAGGCCCTCCCCCACCACCTCCTCCAGCACCACCTGGTCCTCGCCCCCCACCACCTTCTGGTCCTCATCCCCCACCACCTCCTGGCCCTCGCCCCCCACCACCTCCAAAGAGTGGCGTTCCTCCTCCTCGGCCACCTCCAGCAATGGCTATTGGTTCAAAGGTAGCTCGACCTCCACCTCTTGCACCAAAACGCCCACCGGATGCTGGATCGGAGGCTGATGGTGATGCTCCGAAAACCAAGCTGAAGCCCTTTTTTTGGGATAAGGTTCTAGCAAACCCGGATCACTCAATGGTTTGGCATCAGATTAAATCAGGATCGTTCCAGTAAGTCTCAGTTTTCTTACCTTTTCTTCTTTGTGATCCATGAATCATTAGGTATTATAAGCCTCTGAAAACAATGTGGTTCTTATACAGGTTCGATGAAAATATGATTGAAACTCTCTTTGGGTATAACGCCGctgataaaaacaaaaatgaacttAATAAAGAGTCTTCATCCCAAAATCCTACGCCTCAGCTCATTCAACTTATTAATCCCAAAAAGGCACAAAATCTATCAATTCTTTTGCGGGCATTGAATGTGACCATAGAAGAAGTCTGTGATGCAATTCGTGAAGGTAACTtctctccttccttctttccaTGGCATCAAATAATATGCAAGTATTGTCCTTTCCTCATTTTACAGTGTGTCGAAATGAAATCTACTAGAAGGGATGCATGAATTTCCTATCGGGAAGCCTGCAAGTTAGTAATTTTATGAAGTTTGACTTGGGTCAGTTCAAGTGGCAGATGCAATTAGGGCTAATGTTACTCTGCAAATTCTTGGCGAAACATTTTCTTTGAGGAGTTACTTGTCCACTTATCTGTACAGCATTTAGTTGAAACAAAATTGACCTAGTGCTTGTGGAGTAAGAAAACTTCTGAAGATTAAGGGAAGGAAGTGAAGGCCGAAGGTCTTGTGGGACAAAGTTTGTTAATAGGATTTGACGTGTTTTGATTTACTTGATATACCTTTCTTCCTCATTCACGCAGCTTGGACGGCAGCAATCTTTGATGTAGTTGTGATTTGTTGTTTTTCTGTCATATTATCTTTAAAATTTTATGGTGGACTTAGCAGCCGGTAGACTAGAGATTCTGTATCTTGATGCGTAGATAGTTTGTTCACTCTGCTTATGATTTATGCTTTTTATAACCATTTCCCCCTGAACTGTTCCCTGATAATCAAATTGGACACTGAAATGCATCAATATGCCTCCCAAACTCAGGGATTATGCATCAATGTACCCCACGGCATCTGATCCATTagtttttcacttaaaaattgtCATGCAGCAAGCACATAATGTAATTTCAGGGGTAGAAGTAGAAtagtaattattatttttttggttgaaagtaGTAGAATGGTATATTAGACCCTAAATTGAAGATTTACAAAGAACATATCTGTCTCTTTTTCGCCCCTCCTCTCTATCTCCCTTTTTCTCTCCTCTTGCTCTTCCCCCTCTAATATATAGTCAATGTACTCTAACATGCTAAACAAACGTTACAAAAAACCTAATTGAACTAATTAACCGTGTAATCAAACACTGTAGACTAAGAATAACATAAACTACCAAACATGCTTATCTACTGTAGGacttcaaagcattgtttttgAAACCCATAAGTGAAAACTGCCCTCAATATTTGGTCATCCGCTTTGCATGTGATCGATTTGAACAGGAATTGAAGGATCAGAAGTTGGAGCCACCTTTATGCATGGTACAAGACTTTGAGGGTCACATTGATGCAATTGAAAGTTGGGGGGCCACTTTGTTTATGGGAGCATCTTCTCAAAATTCTTGAGGGAACATCTTGTCTGACTAATagaataacatataaataattcTTAATAAAGACCGTTTCTACAGTGAGCCATTAACATACGTATAACTTTCTTAATTGGATCAGGAAATGAGCTTCCCTCAGAATTCTTAGAAACCTTGTTGAAGATGGCACCAACACAAGAAGAAGAACTAAAGCTTAGACTGTTCAATGGTCCACTTTCTCAACTTGGGCCTGCTGAGCGGTTCCTGAAAGCCTTGATTGACATCCCATTTGCTTTTAAGCGATTGGAAGCATTACTTTTTATGTGCACTCTTCAGGAGGAGGCTACTCACCTTAAAGAGTCTTTCGAGACCTTAGAGGTACTGTGTTTCTGAATTCCATCATTTATATGATTTTGCGTGTCATAGCTCATCTACGCATGCTTTTACTTTTCTTAGATTAACTTATACTTGTTCAGAGAGTGctaaaaagaattaatatagCTACCTAAATTATGTTTatacaacttaacaaacaattAAACGTAGAACACAGTGCAGATCTATGTTAAGCTAGCATCGTATGTTCTCCTACCCTACACAAAGACAGTCTTTTGGGCTATGCGAATTATCAGTTGATAATGGAGAATGCACACCCTTTGTTTGAAAACCTAAACCGATAAAGAGCCAAATGCCAAtcgcaaaagaaaaatatacagTTGAAATAGCATGAATAAGTCTGATGTAACAGGAGAAAAATGAATGCCATGATTGCAAAGTACAGATGGGATTGGTTGCCACTATGCACATGTGTTGAGAACTTTATGTAGTGGCAGACCTGTGGTTGCTTTTATTTCTGGTGGGGTTTGGACCCCGACTCTTGCTTTACTTCATCTACAAGCTCTAATGATAAATGTCCCATGACTGCTATTTCTCCTTTGATGAGACTGCTGAAGAGATTGGAAAATGTTCGCAGATATTTTGTACGGTCTGCTTATGGTTGAAGTTCACATCACTTCTGCGATGACGAGTTTATTCAGATTTCATTTTTATATTGCTAATGATATTCGCATGTAGAAGCAAAGGACAGTATCATATTAAAACTATCTGTTAGATAGCTTTCTTGAGGCAAAACGATATCGTGTCTATTAGATAGCTTAGGCTTAGTCATATCAGCAAAGCTGAAGGCTCAAATGCCGCAGACCATACTGTCCTTGGGACTTCAGATATGGTATCTATCTGCATCTCGGGGACTCCGGGAGATATGGTATCTATCTGCATCTGGGGGAGACTCCTGGAGATAATCTGGCATGAGGGTGTATACGAATGTACTTTTACAGCATATATAAAAAATGTCTATCAGTTTATATTAAAATGGGGTGCAGTTTCTTGTTGTTGTAACCTATCATTTTTTTGTATGTGCATGACATTGTCTGCGAGCGTTTTTTGGTCCATATCTTGAAACGTTGGTATGAAAAATATCTAAATCATATGGCACCTCATTTCTACGGCAGGTTGCATGTAAGGAACTGAGAAGCAGCCGGCTTTTCCTCAAGCTTTTAGAAGCTGTTCTTAAAACTGGAAATCGCATGAATGACGGAACATTTCGTGGTAGAGCACAAGCATTCAAACTTGACACACTCTTGAAATTGTCAGATGTTAAAGGAATAGATGGCAAGACAACGCTTTTGCACTTTGTTGTTCAGGAAATAATCCGCTCTGAGGGTGTCAGAGCTGCTCGTACAGCAAAAGAGAGCAGGAGTTTCTCTAGCGTCAAAACAGATGATCTCCTTGAGGACACTTCCAACGAAACAGAAGAACAAGAACACTATCGCAGTCTTGGACTTGAGAAAGTTTCAGGTTTAAGCAATGAACTTGAGAATGTTAGAAAAGCATCTGTTTTGGATGCTGAAAGCTTAACAGGAACTGTTGCCAAACTTGGTCATTCGCTGATAAAGAACCGGGACTTCCTGAACACGGACATGAAAGATTCAGGGGAAGATAGTGAGTTCCATGAAACACTGAAGAGTTTTGTGCAGAATGCTGAGGTTGATATCACGGGTCTCCTCGAGGAAGAAAAGAGAATCATGGCTCTGGTGAAGAGCACCGGTGACTACTTTCATGGGAATGCAGGGAAGGATGAAGGCTTACGACTGTTTATTATTGTCCGAGATTTTCTAATAATGCTAGATAAGGTTTGTAGAGAGGTAAGATTGGCACCAAAAAAGTCGACAAAAGTTCAGAAAAAAGAGACACCTTCCTCAGATCCCCGCCAGCCTTCAACAATGCCATCTGCCTCCGATCTTCGGCAGCCTCCTTCTCCTGATCTTCATAAGCGGCTTTTCCCGGCAATCCAAGATCGACGAATGGATAATTCTAGTTCAGATGATGAAAGTTAATTGATTTTATTTGGAGAAGGTATGTTCTAAACCTAGTTGAAGAAAGATAATCTCTCTTATATTGTATAGAGGTTCAATCCATGTGTGCGCGCATGTGCAATTTAATTAGTAAAAAAGCGAGTTAAGGATACCAAATAAGAAATTCTTGTCTTTGCATCTTCTCAGGTGACCATCACTGTACAATCTCGACAACAAATGCTTTCGTGGTTCTTCTCAAGATGTTATCCATATCCACTGATCACAGAAGGATAAGTGAAAGGGAGTTAGAGTTGAGCCTGCGGACTATGCCCTTCTCTTCGCAGTGGAATTTCACTGGATTGAACCTACGGTCGCTTTGGAAGGTACCTCCGGTGATGTTTGACACCTACTCATGGCTGACTGTGTACATCAATGACTGCTCACTGATCAGGCGGACGACAGGACTAGAGTCGCAGAACACCAATACTATACAGAACTGTGGCTGGTCATCATTCAAAAGGCGAACAATTTCTTGAGCGATTGTAACTACTGGACCTAACATCGCGATAGTACAGCAACCTTCGTTGTAAATTGGTGTCCTGTTGAGAATGAACTCGTGACAAAACAACGTTATTGCCTTCAGAATGCCCAACGTCCGCAGCAGCGATTTAAACTAAgtgatttttcctattttttgtTCTTCCACCTAtcattatttgtattttttttttttttgttcataatTTTGACCTTTTGGGAGTGAAAGGTGTAGCAAGGTAGTTTTGTTACGTATAGAATTGTTCAATTTACTCTTGGGAATGAAGTTTACTGTCGAGAGAATGCTTGTAAGGAACGATCTCTTGgtaagtccctaaattcattaaaaattgctaatttcatccctactattatatCCAAAgttattttatcaaaattttcGTCAACCTAAGTCACTTAGCAAACTCTAGAGTGTGATAATGTCATTTTAATTTACCCTCCGATGTTAATTTACACTATTTCTTatgaaaaattacaaatttaccCTTCAAAGTTAATTatatacactatttctttatgaaaaactaccaaTCTACCCTTTAATGTGTATCATATGCAAGTAACAtgacttaaattgacgaaaaattgaatatagtagtttagaatataatATTAAGGATTAAATTGGTAGTTCACCCTATTATATAATCACGTGACCAACTTGACGACGTGAAGAGTGATGAGGAGAGCCATGACTCCTCAATTTCTTTGATGCATGTGccatttttttcaattaaaaataaaaaatgacaagAATACCCTAAATTATAAAGCAGCAGTACTTATTATAATGTCATTTAGTATTATAGTTTAGTAGTATATATctccacttgtaagtgagagatcttaggttcgattcttgctaAAGACGAATTGCTAACCTATTATGAGACTAAgcccaccatttcttccttaCTATAGAAAATATTGTTGGTTAAAAAAAATAGGAGGCGACGTATCCTGATATGAATCTTTAAGGTATACAATTATAAGTGCATCAAGATACAAGTTTGAAAGATGCACATTTCTTTAATATGCCTTCCTAGTATAATTGGCATCACCATGATTACTCGGTACTAATAATtatgtgttataaataggcaaaagttagagagataacattTGCTAGGGACAAAAGCGAGGCTGTTGCAATATATTACACTAACACAAAATGATTGCAGATAAGAGAGAAATAGGAGGATACTGAAAATGTTctaacttttctttctttctcactcTATATATTTTTGAACACTCGTAATGCTCTATATATAGAGCAAATACTttgaaaccaaacaaattatactATTAAGCTTGTGAAAAGTTTACTGtatgcatgtgggcatacatacTCActacactcccccttggatgcccacatattaacatcagttgcctcgttaaaaccttacttggaaaaaacccagtgggaaaaaaaaccatagcgaaggaaaaagagtacaactttatcCGGATTGTTGATATGGTGTTAagcatgcttatgttgcctcgttaaaaccttgataaaaaaacccagtggggaaaatcctaatcgaaggaaaaagagtacaacatgcatgtatcatggatgcttcCCCTAAattgtatctccccctgattcctcattcttcaaatttgtaagcTGACGTAATCGGATTCTCTGCACCGTAATCCGATTCTCTGCACTAACTTCTAAAATGTGCACTTTGGTATAGATTTGGTGAACATgtctgctaaattttcattggaacagatttgtttgacttcaataactttagccttctgaagcttATGTGCACTAAAAAATCttagagatatgtgtttagtcttatcacccTTGATAAATCATTCCTTCATCTTGGCgacacaggctgcattatcttcatggatgacagttggagcgtctgtctttgaaggtagaccacatgaattctggatgtgatggatcattgatcttaactaagaacattcacgacttgcttcatgtaaaacAATTATTTCTgagtgattggaagatgtagcaactaacGTTTGCTTCGTTGATcgccatgaaattgcagtatcCCCATTAGTGAATacatatccattttgtgagcATGCTTTATGCGGATCGGAAAGAAAATCAGCATCTGCGTATCCAACAAGGATCTGGTCATTTGTGGGcttgtctgagtagaagagacccatatctGTTGTCCCATGAATGTATCgtagaacatctttgactcccttccaatgacgaattgttggagcagagctatacttggctaacaagttaactaaaaaagctatatctggtctaatacattgtgctaaatacaataaagcacctattgcgctcaaatatggtacttctgaaccaaggaccagttcatcatctttTTTTGAacggaatggatctttcttaatgtccaaagaatgaacgaccattggggtgctaagtggataagtcttgtccatgccaaattgTTTCAGtaatttttcaatgtaagctgattgatggaccaaaattccattagcacaatgctcgatctgcaggccgagacaatattttgttttcccaagttctttcatttcaaattcgttttttcaGATATTCAACAATTTTATTGAGCTCTTCAGGGGTTCCAACTAGGTACATATCATCGACAAATACTGTCATTATAGCAAATCcagtatttgatttcttaatgaacacacaagggcagatgACATTTTTGATATatccttctttgatcaaatactcattgagacgattataccacattcgtccaTATTGTTTTAGCCCATAtagttaatttgattgagaacataccacgtggtttgttagttgcttcaggcaacttaaatctttctgggactttcatatatatgtcaatatctaattctccatatagatacgcggtgatcacatccataagtcgcatgtcaagtttttttttgaaatcatcaaacttattaagtaacggaacgtaattgcaTCCACTACAGAAGATTATGTCTCTTCATAATAAATttcaggtctttgtgaaaaaccttgtgcaacgagtcgtgctttatatcttgcaatctcgttttttctcgttgcgtttccttgtgaatacccatttgtaacctatggggttcacaccaggcgggtttggactactggtccaaaaacactttgtctttccaaggaatttaattttgcatggattgcatctttccacttaggccaaccATGTCTCTGCttacattcatcaacagagcggggctcaatgtcatcgcttaatataatttcagtggctattgcaaatgcaaacatatcgtcgatgattattttatttcgatcccacaattcattagtacattcataatttatggatatttctttactttcatgtacttctgtctcttcagggacatgtgtctcatcaaagacattttctttttttagaagtatagaatcatgaattgtggatttatcattcattttcttttcccgaatgatttcatttgggttcaactgtgccctcatctttctcttttgAGGGGCTGAATTTTTTGAACGTGgaggtctaccacgcttcaggtaTGCACTGAATGAATCATttgctgccactttattttatccaacaggtacatcaattcttgcaggtgcatttgcagctggtatatgtgactttgtcactttcgaagcatcattaaatgtatatggcatttgattagcaataccttgaagatgaacgatcattttcatttcattttcacaTTAAGTGTTtcatggatcaaaatgagataaggtgggaacaacACATGTCAGCTCTTGCCGTTCTTCTGAAACGATCTTTTCTCCCTCTAACGACGGGAATcatgtcttatcaaaatgacaatcagcaaaacgagttgtaaacatatcaccatcaaaggttccaaatatctaatgatagatggtgaatcaaaacccacataaattcccagtctgcGTTGAAGTCCCATTTTAGTTCGTTGTggcggtgcaataggcacataaacagcataactaaaaactcgtaaatgtgaaatgtttggttgatgtccaaacacgagttgtattgatgagtattggtggttggctatgaGTCTCAGTCGAACCAATAATGCTAcatgtaagatggcatgtccTCATGCAGAGACTGGTAATTtcattttcatgagcagagtgcgggttattaattgaagccgcttgataaatgcctctgctaaaccattttaagtatggacatgaggaactgGATGTTCAATATCAATGCCCAGTGCCATGCAGTAATCATTAAAGGTTTGAGgcgtaaattcaccagcgttatcaagtcaAATTAACTTAATGGGATgatctgggaactgtgctcacaacttaattatctgaacaaaaagtctcgcaaaagctacatttcgagtagacaataggcaaacatgtgaccatcgggtagatgcatcaataaaaccataaaatatcgaaatggtccacaagggATTGAATAGGTCCATAAATATCcttttgaattctttgcaaaagtgatggggattcatcatcaacatttagttgtgatggtctaattaccaacttcccttaggaacaagccttgcaagggttatcatttgagacatcaatatgtctgctcaataatggatgtccattagagttggtaatgattatGCGTATCATGGTAGATCCTTGATGACCCAGACAGTCATGCCAAAATATGTAAACCTTTAAATCAATGAACTTttggttcatgacagtatatgcctcaattgtctttatgtatgtataatacaatccacttgATAAACTACGCAACTactccaatatacgcttctgggtatcattggaggtaatgcataaatattccacattttctacacttttcgtttcaatgtggtatccatttagatGTATGTCTTTAAAGCTCAATAAATTTCGAGTAGACCAAGTGGCGTACAACGCattttgtatggacaatattgttccatttggtaacataatctagGCTTTTCCTGAGCCTTTAATTGCATCTGATtgtcctgatattgttgttacctttacttttgcaagtaccaagttcgagaaatactttcgatttcgaagtattgaatgcgtggttgcactGTCTACAAGACAAAAGTCTTCGCCATTgctcttgttttgagaataaccataatttttatccatgttcTCTGAGTAAAGAAATTACAGTTAAAAGCAGTTAATTCATATTggaatactacttttattgaattgaaaatgcgagcattaaaccacaagtacaaataacaagagtacattaaacataaataattcaattgaACCCATAAACTTCATTCATTCTTTCAATAATAAAGTCTGAAATATCCAGGTGGGTTGTCTTCAACTGTCCTGATAAATTGGACACTGGATCATGTGTTTTCATCGGTTGAGCCTGGTCGAGGAAATTggtctcgacacccttctccttgaggGAGACTTGATACAGATCCACCAGATGCTTTGGGGTGCGACAAGTACGCATCCAATGTCCATTGCCACCACACTTATGGCAAACTTCTTCAGGATTTCTAGGAGTGTTCATATAAGCTTTTCCTTTCTGGCGATTTGCATTTTTAAAGCTCGGGCTTAGATTATgccttggaacctggttgtgaaactagacaccatggttcttgcctttcccATTCCATCGGCCTCGCTTATGGCCATTtcctcgtttgtaattattTCCACAAGAGGATGTGGTATTTCCTTCAAGGGAAGTagcattcacttctgggaatgATGCTGATCCAGTAGGTCAGgactgatgattcttcatcagaAGCTCATTGTTTTGCTTAGCTACAAGGAGTACAGATATTAGCTGGTTGTTGTACTCAGTAAAGCCTCTTTCTCTATACTACTGCTGCAAGAGCacgttggaggcatgaaaggtgCTAAAAGTCTTTTCCAGCATATCTTCCTCAGTGATTGTTTCTCCACAGAGCTTCAACTGGGAGCTAACTTTGAACATCGCATAATTGTATTCAGCCACCGtcttgaaatcctggatccttaggtgagttTACTCATAACGGGCCCATGGAAGAATCACCGTCTTCTGGTGATTATATCTATTTTTCAGTGCCTTCCAAAGGGTTAATGGATCTTCAACCGTGAGGTACTCGCTCTTCAGTCCCTCATCCAGGTGGCAACGGATAAAGATCATGGCCTTCGCCCGATCTTGAGATGATGCACTGTTATCCTCTTTGAAGGTTTTCCCAAGATTTTCCTGCCTCCAGATGGATCATGGCATTCATTACCCAAGTAAGGTAGTTTTTTTTCAGTAATATCCAAGGtaacaaaatcaagctttgccaagttcgccattttcttttctgaaggaaaaatgaggtgtgtaagaACGTGCAATAATGAAAAGGGCGATTGTTAGAACTTCtagttcttacaaattttgatCTTTAGACCAAAATGATAAGTACTCGACACTTCAAGCTCGAGATTTACATGATTAATGAGAAGGGCAACTGTACCACACAATTCTCATCGAAACAAGTATAGGATGAGCGATTATTCCGCACCACTTTAAAcagcaggaaaatttaaatatacagagcagggtggacgattataccgcaccacctaaaattgcaataaaattaactATGCAGAGCTGAGTGGGTGATTATTTCTCACCatctaaaattgcgataaaatttaaatatgcagagcagggtgggtgattattccacaccacctaaaattgcaataaaattaaatagcaggcaaatttaaatatgcaggatagggtgggcgattataccgctccacttaaaatttgcagtaaaattagatatgcagtccaagataggcgatgataccgcaccatcttggattgcataaaTAAACACTGGGTTAGTAGTCAAGAGTTACACCAaataagaaatcaaagatataagttATTGTTAGGTTGAGAACTAGAAGTACACATGGTGAAAACAGTTCTTCGCGAGGGTATATCCAACAATTGAGgcagatgaggaagaagaatagtaaaaaccttagaggaaacatttttttttctttcgatgaagggaaatgagaaatgattatagagtcgtgctgataacgtattataaataggcaaaagttagagagataacctttgtTAGGGACAGGAGCGAGGTTGTTGCAATATATTACACTAACACAAAATAATTGCAGATAGGAGAGAAATAGGAGGATACTGAAAATATTTgaacttttctttctttctcactcTATATATTTTTGAACACTCGTAATGCTCTATTTATTGAGCAAATACTTTGAAAGCAAACAAATTATACTATTAAGCTTGTGAAAATTTTACTGTATGCATATGGGCATACATAC
Protein-coding regions in this window:
- the LOC126588801 gene encoding formin-like protein 5; protein product: MGLMKTSRFIVFVILLCASASMSSEESRTTEEVFLSQLVDPATGKIDGDMAQLLWISCRVDLIHLTEAIEHLDLWLAEEASSGTDEINSKTRLLGKEKFQKLINVLHPEVKHTLSDCLRKHNLLFSVSGEEGASKIWYAKYIESLFPRPYVPRRNLASDLPQSILDVPSPASAPRYSQRSPAPSPGVAPSTSQSPSPRPARHSPQGSFFPSDPINSSLQSSGPASSSNIQEHKGRDEHKTIVTAVVITASVTFIVAALLFLCCTKICRNGKKGRQNDERPLLSLSLTDSAGSSYKSYAMGNSMKEEKLDHQSLELGSPGGASKFDASNNINGLVPPPPGMSPLKPLPGRAKLLPPEPPSSFRPPPSRASPPPPPVPAALKAAGSAGPPPPPPPAPPGPRPPPPSGPHPPPPPGPRPPPPPKSGVPPPRPPPAMAIGSKVARPPPLAPKRPPDAGSEADGDAPKTKLKPFFWDKVLANPDHSMVWHQIKSGSFQFDENMIETLFGYNAADKNKNELNKESSSQNPTPQLIQLINPKKAQNLSILLRALNVTIEEVCDAIREGNELPSEFLETLLKMAPTQEEELKLRLFNGPLSQLGPAERFLKALIDIPFAFKRLEALLFMCTLQEEATHLKESFETLEVACKELRSSRLFLKLLEAVLKTGNRMNDGTFRGRAQAFKLDTLLKLSDVKGIDGKTTLLHFVVQEIIRSEGVRAARTAKESRSFSSVKTDDLLEDTSNETEEQEHYRSLGLEKVSGLSNELENVRKASVLDAESLTGTVAKLGHSLIKNRDFLNTDMKDSGEDSEFHETLKSFVQNAEVDITGLLEEEKRIMALVKSTGDYFHGNAGKDEGLRLFIIVRDFLIMLDKVCREVRLAPKKSTKVQKKETPSSDPRQPSTMPSASDLRQPPSPDLHKRLFPAIQDRRMDNSSSDDES